CAAAGCCTTGGTGCCGGGCATGCTGacccttcctcctcacccccccctTGCAGATGCCTACAACATGGCCAAGCTGCTGTGCGACAAGTACTACATGGCCTCGCCCGACCTCGAGATCGAGGAGGTGAACGGTGAGGctcgggggggggtccccgctaTGGGGTCGGGGGCGAGGGAGGATCTCGGGAGGCTCGTTCGGGGCTGGGGAGGCCACCGACGGTGCTGTGCCCCGCAgcgagcagcccccagcagcccatCAGCATCGTCTACGTCCCCTCGCATCTCTACCACATGCTCTTCGAGCTCTTCAAGGTAACGCTGCGGACCCCAATGactggggagggtgggggggacaTTTTGTGGGGTCCCTAAAACTCCTTGCCCCCAGAACGCCATGCGAGCCACCGTGGAGAGCCACGAGAACAGCCCGCGGCTACCGGCCATCAGGGTGATGGTGGCCCTGGGCCAGGAGGACCTCTCCATCAAGGTGGGTGACCGGCCCCcctgggggacatgggggggcgTCTGCCACCCCCTGACAcccccctgtcccctcctgcagaTGAGTGACCGCGGCATGGGCGTCCCCCTGCGCAAGATCGAGCGGCTCTTCAGCTACATGTACTCCACCGCTCCCACCCCGCAGCTGGGCACCGGGGGGGCACCCCTGGTAGGTGCCCCCCTGGTACGTGCCGCGGGGTCCCGGTGCGGTGCTGGGAGGGGGTACGGGGGGgtttggggtggttttggggaCGTTTGGGGGTAGTGTGGGGTTGTTTGGGGGTGCTTGGGGGGTGACACGGGGGCATTTGGGGGCGCTTGGGGGGTTGTTGGAGGGAGTctgggggggcgtggggggtTTAGGGGCAGCATGGGGGGGTTGCAAGTAACATGGTGACATTTGGGGTGGCGCGGGGGGGGGTGGCATGGGGATGTTTGGGGGTGCTTGGAGGCAGCACGGGGGCATTTGGGGGCACTTGGGGGGTGTtggagggggtttggggggatGGGGACGTTTGGGGGTGGTGTGGGGGGCTTGGGGTTGGTGTGGGGACACGTAGGGGTGCTCAGGGTTAGCACAGGGACATTTAGGGGGTGCCTGGGGTGGAATGAGCAGGTTTAGGTTGGTAGGGGGGCACTTTGGGGTGCTCGGCTGTAACATGGGGACATTTCAGGTTGGTATAGGGATATTTTGGGGGTGGTATGGTGAGGTATGGGTTGGTGTGAGGACATTTTTGGGTACCTGGAGGAGCACGGGGATGTTTTGGGGTGCTTTAGGCGGCATGGGGACATTTGGGGTTAACATGGGGAAATTGTGGGGTGCCTAGAATGGCACGGGGACATTTGAAAGTGCTTGGGGTGACATGGGGACACTTGGGGTTGACATGGGGACATTTTCGGGTACCTGGAATGGCATGGGGACATTTGGAGGTGCTTGGGGGTGACATGGGGACACTTGGGGTTGGCACGGGGATGTTTTTGGGTGGCATGGTAGTGCCTGGAGGTGCCACATGGACGCTGGTGGGTGCGCGTAGCGCTACTTGGGGTGGCGTGGGGAGATTTGGGGGCTCCCTGGGGTGCCGACCCCAtaacccccccaaaccccaggCCGGCTTTGGCTACGGGCTGCCCATCTCCCGCCTCTACGCCAAGTACTTCCAGGGGGACCTGCAGCTCTTCTCCATGGAGGGCTTCGGCACCGACGCCGTCATCTACCTAAAGGTGAGGtctttccccatccccttctccCGGGGGGGAAAGTGGGGGGGTCCCAGGGTTTCGGGGAGTGGCTCGGGGCCGTTCCCCATCCCCCAGCTGTCCCCACAGGCTCTGTCCACGGACTCGGTGGAGCGGCTGCCGGTGTACAACAAGTCGGCGTGGCGGCACTACCAGGCCAGCCAGGAGGCCGGGGACTGGTGCGTGCCCAGCACCGAGCCCAAGAACACCTCCACCTACCGAGTGCCCtaggcggggggggggctccgctgggaccccccccagccTTGGTGACACTTAGGTATGGGGCTGGGGGTTggccacccccagcacccccatccCAGGGAGGGCACAACCCCATGGGGGCAGCGAGGGACTGCCCCCCACCCTCCCAGTATGACCAGTAGCACtttgctgcccccccccccagccattACAGGGTGGGGGGAGCGGGTCAGAGcaccccccccagctccctgtgccgTCCCTGGCATTG
The sequence above is drawn from the Cygnus olor isolate bCygOlo1 chromosome 25, bCygOlo1.pri.v2, whole genome shotgun sequence genome and encodes:
- the PDK2 gene encoding pyruvate dehydrogenase kinase, isozyme 2 isoform X2; translation: MRLLRCLRKRAALAGVPTYIEHFSKFSPSPLSMKQFLDFGSSNACEKTSFAFLRQELPVRLSNIMKEINLLPDRVLRTPSVQLVQSWYVQSLLDIMEFHDRDPEDQATLGQFTDALVTIRNRHNDVVPTMAQGVIEYKDAYGDDPVSNQNIQYFLDRFYLSRISIRMLINQHTLLFDGSTNPAHPKHIGSIDPHCSVANVVRDAYNMAKLLCDKYYMASPDLEIEEVNASSPQQPISIVYVPSHLYHMLFELFKNAMRATVESHENSPRLPAIRVMVALGQEDLSIKMSDRGMGVPLRKIERLFSYMYSTAPTPQLGTGGAPLAGFGYGLPISRLYAKYFQGDLQLFSMEGFGTDAVIYLKALSTDSVERLPVYNKSAWRHYQASQEAGDWCVPSTEPKNTSTYRVP
- the PDK2 gene encoding pyruvate dehydrogenase kinase, isozyme 2 isoform X1, which gives rise to MRLLRCLRKRAALAGVPTYIEHFSKFSPSPLSMKQFLDFGSSNACEKTSFAFLRQELPVRLSNIMKEINLLPDRVLRTPSVQLVQSWYVQSLLDIMEFHDRDPEDQATLGQFTDALVTIRNRHNDVVPTMAQGVIEYKDAYGDDPVSNQNIQYFLDRFYLSRISIRMLINQHTLLFDGSTNPAHPKHIGSIDPHCSVANVVRDAYNMAKLLCDKYYMASPDLEIEEVNASSPQQPISIVYVPSHLYHMLFELFKNAMRATVESHENSPRLPAIRVMVALGQEDLSIKMSDRGMGVPLRKIERLFSYMYSTAPTPQLGTGGAPLVGAPLAGFGYGLPISRLYAKYFQGDLQLFSMEGFGTDAVIYLKALSTDSVERLPVYNKSAWRHYQASQEAGDWCVPSTEPKNTSTYRVP